A single Pseudodesulfovibrio aespoeensis Aspo-2 DNA region contains:
- a CDS encoding tetratricopeptide repeat protein produces MTRTYRPAVLAALSALLLILPLAGLSGCAVVSAPKPVAQERSLSDEARLNYDFLVYQDQLQRLQRHAAEGERSPLTEQEISEISARAEAALDRLLAVSPTPQLYLEKAGLTWNDPAGAAKSREALKTGLKAFPDNQLLTIYLANSYVMDNRVDAAIGVMDDYLAKQPEDYQARERLGQMLMDAGRDAQALDALKKIPADQRSPDALYAMGRAQGNLGMRKAAIATLKKAVAMDETFTEAMVELAYQYELSKDLVAAEKTYARIMDQGDQFPEARLRVINLNLKLNNPGRALDVALNGPQSKSFVLDAVLMFINDGFYAQGSTVLDMLTSDGEVPAEYFFYKAVIANEGENDPKKALTFLDKVNEDDRLYPHALRFKAQLYNALGKGDEALAITRKGKELFPDATTFYILESALLRDKDDKAGAERALREGLARLKDDPELAYELAMLYEASDRRAEGLALMENVLRTHPDHSNGLNYVGYTLAEEDRELDRALVLVQKASLLDPENGYILDSVAWVHYKLKDYPQAWENIGYAVGIVDSDPTIWEHYGDIAKAMGKKSEARKGYRNSLKFKTAHPETIRKKLQEL; encoded by the coding sequence ATGACACGCACATATCGCCCCGCCGTTCTGGCCGCGCTTTCGGCCCTTCTGCTCATCCTCCCGCTGGCCGGACTTTCCGGCTGTGCCGTCGTGAGCGCCCCAAAGCCGGTTGCGCAGGAGCGATCCCTGTCGGACGAGGCCCGGCTCAACTACGACTTTCTCGTCTACCAGGACCAATTGCAGCGGCTCCAGCGGCATGCGGCCGAGGGCGAGCGCAGCCCGCTCACCGAGCAGGAAATCAGCGAGATCAGCGCGCGCGCCGAGGCCGCCCTGGACAGACTGCTGGCCGTTTCCCCCACCCCCCAGCTCTACCTCGAAAAGGCCGGGCTGACCTGGAACGATCCGGCAGGCGCGGCCAAGTCGCGCGAGGCGCTCAAGACAGGGCTCAAGGCGTTCCCCGACAACCAGCTGCTGACCATCTACCTTGCCAATTCCTATGTCATGGACAACCGCGTGGACGCGGCCATCGGGGTCATGGACGACTACCTGGCCAAGCAGCCCGAAGACTACCAGGCCCGCGAGCGGCTGGGCCAGATGCTCATGGACGCGGGACGCGACGCCCAGGCTCTGGACGCCCTCAAGAAGATTCCGGCGGACCAACGCTCGCCCGACGCGCTCTACGCCATGGGCCGCGCCCAGGGCAACCTGGGCATGCGCAAGGCGGCCATCGCCACCCTGAAGAAGGCCGTGGCCATGGACGAGACCTTTACCGAGGCCATGGTCGAGCTGGCCTACCAGTATGAGCTGTCCAAAGACCTCGTGGCCGCGGAAAAAACCTACGCGCGCATCATGGACCAGGGCGACCAGTTCCCGGAGGCGCGGCTGCGGGTGATCAACCTCAACCTCAAGCTCAACAATCCGGGCCGCGCCCTCGACGTGGCCCTGAACGGGCCGCAGTCCAAGAGCTTCGTCCTCGACGCCGTGCTCATGTTCATCAACGACGGATTCTACGCCCAGGGCTCCACGGTCCTGGACATGCTGACCTCGGACGGGGAAGTCCCGGCGGAGTATTTTTTCTACAAGGCCGTCATTGCCAACGAGGGGGAGAACGACCCGAAAAAGGCCCTGACCTTCCTGGACAAGGTGAACGAGGACGACCGCCTCTACCCGCACGCCCTGCGCTTCAAGGCCCAGCTCTACAACGCGCTGGGCAAGGGCGACGAGGCCCTGGCCATCACCCGCAAGGGCAAGGAATTGTTCCCGGACGCCACCACCTTCTATATTCTCGAATCCGCCCTGCTTCGGGACAAGGACGACAAAGCCGGGGCCGAGCGGGCGCTCAGAGAGGGGCTGGCCCGACTCAAGGACGACCCGGAACTGGCCTATGAACTGGCCATGCTCTACGAGGCCTCGGATCGGCGCGCAGAAGGGCTCGCCCTGATGGAGAACGTGCTGCGCACCCACCCGGATCACAGCAACGGCCTCAACTACGTGGGATACACCCTGGCCGAGGAGGACCGCGAACTCGACCGCGCCCTGGTCCTGGTCCAGAAGGCGTCCCTGCTCGATCCCGAAAACGGCTACATCCTCGACTCCGTGGCCTGGGTCCATTACAAGCTCAAGGACTACCCCCAGGCCTGGGAAAACATCGGCTACGCCGTGGGCATCGTGGACAGCGACCCCACCATCTGGGAGCATTACGGCGACATCGCCAAGGCCATGGGCAAGAAGTCCGAAGCGCGCAAGGGCTACCGCAACTCCCTCAAATTCAAGACCGCACACCCTGAAACCATCCGGAAAAAACTGCAGGAACTATGA
- a CDS encoding class I SAM-dependent methyltransferase, translating into MGAEVLLAGEVHRHPSSYVDPHGFVFSHEGNIYRAIKDASGDFYAKLFSDGTIERFMDNGLVASSLSEVVLELPDVAFIIQHERIEPETYCVEWCPAMLLDAARLTVSMLKTAFSVNATLQDAYPWNILFNGATPVFLDLTSIAPRKPGLVWPALEQFHAFFLRPLALATQGKGNVARDFLYNNIGGISFESFWNNTSTGYKASHPGQALGFFISSRVKNRQSLQRKLKHRALSERPIPEALFSRFCRGLEKRLDAFDFSTKEDIWSQYYREIDPLFDTGKKLSLVGEVLDRLAPASVLDAGCNTGAFSVLAAQKGARVMSVDSSEASINKLYHYARQNNLEITPVVADLLCPTPSFGFMGSQYPPLFKRAQSEMVFALALMHHLHIPGRQSFERISRMFSQLSTKHLLFEFVDMDDQNNDLIGAGRDIRYSFEDVMCALKKHFPTISVMDSDRPTRKLLLCTKNG; encoded by the coding sequence ATGGGTGCAGAGGTTCTATTGGCGGGCGAAGTGCATAGGCACCCCTCCTCTTATGTTGATCCCCATGGCTTTGTCTTTTCGCATGAAGGGAATATCTACCGTGCGATCAAAGACGCGAGCGGCGATTTCTATGCCAAGCTCTTTTCCGATGGAACCATAGAGCGTTTCATGGACAACGGGCTGGTTGCAAGCAGCCTCTCCGAGGTTGTCCTGGAACTCCCGGATGTCGCCTTTATCATTCAGCACGAGAGGATTGAACCAGAAACATACTGCGTCGAATGGTGCCCTGCCATGCTGCTGGACGCTGCACGACTCACCGTATCCATGTTGAAGACGGCTTTTTCCGTCAACGCCACGCTTCAGGACGCCTACCCGTGGAACATACTTTTCAACGGAGCAACCCCTGTCTTCCTGGATCTGACCTCTATCGCTCCAAGAAAACCCGGACTTGTCTGGCCAGCCCTGGAGCAATTTCACGCTTTTTTCCTGCGCCCCCTGGCCCTAGCCACGCAAGGCAAGGGAAATGTGGCAAGGGACTTCTTGTATAACAACATTGGCGGTATCTCTTTCGAAAGTTTCTGGAACAATACCTCGACAGGCTACAAGGCGTCCCATCCGGGACAAGCGCTCGGATTTTTTATTTCGAGTCGAGTCAAGAACCGCCAGTCTCTTCAGCGCAAGTTAAAGCACAGGGCACTTTCCGAAAGACCTATCCCAGAGGCGCTTTTCTCGCGCTTTTGCAGGGGGCTTGAAAAACGGCTCGACGCCTTCGACTTTTCAACAAAGGAAGACATCTGGTCCCAATATTACAGAGAAATCGACCCCCTCTTCGACACAGGAAAGAAACTCTCCCTCGTGGGCGAAGTCCTGGATCGCCTTGCCCCGGCAAGCGTGCTTGATGCCGGATGCAACACAGGAGCGTTTTCCGTGCTGGCTGCCCAAAAGGGAGCCAGGGTCATGTCCGTCGATTCGAGCGAGGCGAGCATCAACAAGCTTTACCATTACGCAAGGCAAAACAACCTTGAGATAACCCCTGTCGTCGCCGATCTACTCTGCCCAACGCCTTCCTTCGGATTCATGGGGAGCCAATACCCTCCACTCTTCAAGCGCGCACAATCAGAAATGGTGTTTGCCCTCGCCCTGATGCACCATCTTCACATCCCTGGGCGTCAGTCGTTTGAACGCATCAGCCGCATGTTTTCACAGTTATCCACCAAGCATCTTCTTTTCGAATTCGTGGATATGGACGATCAGAATAACGATCTCATCGGTGCAGGGCGAGACATACGGTACTCGTTTGAGGATGTCATGTGCGCCCTGAAAAAGCATTTCCCCACGATCTCCGTGATGGACTCGGACAGGCCAACCAGGAAGCTGCTTTTATGCACAAAAAATGGTTAG
- a CDS encoding sigma-70 family RNA polymerase sigma factor: MTPASKTSAPEPDIVDSDFDETGATGPNPYDPSRKPLDDDPDVEDLDDQDDVNVDDPDETDLEEPGFDDPGFDVALDDSLGDPLSGTALPARLDPPESRLPAFVVASSKEVRVRDPLQLYLKEIARFPLLDPEEEYALAKRVQDENDQDAAFKLVSSHLRLVVRIAMDFQRRWMQNALDLIQEGNVGLLKAVTKFDPEKGIKFSYYAAFWVKAYILKYIMDNWRMVKVGTTQTQRKLFYNLNKERQRLQAMGFDPTTEALSKSLGVSEAEIDEMDQRLSRNDMSLNAPLGEDSDATRMDFLPSLGPGIEESLASDQIVELLLENLKAIRPTLNDKELAILDHRLLSDDPMTLREIGERFEVTRERVRQIEARLIAKIREHMTEKIKGFSKDWVIEHD, from the coding sequence CGTCCAGGAAGCCCCTGGACGACGACCCGGATGTTGAAGACCTGGACGACCAGGACGACGTGAACGTTGACGACCCGGACGAGACAGACCTAGAGGAACCGGGGTTTGACGACCCCGGCTTTGACGTTGCCCTGGACGACAGCCTGGGCGACCCTCTGTCCGGCACCGCCCTCCCGGCCCGGCTCGACCCTCCGGAAAGTCGGCTGCCCGCCTTTGTGGTCGCCTCGTCCAAGGAGGTCAGGGTCCGCGACCCGCTCCAGCTCTATCTCAAGGAGATCGCGCGCTTTCCCCTGCTCGACCCCGAGGAGGAATACGCCCTGGCCAAGCGCGTGCAGGACGAGAACGACCAGGACGCGGCCTTCAAGCTGGTCTCCTCCCACCTGCGGCTGGTGGTCAGAATCGCCATGGATTTTCAGCGCAGATGGATGCAGAATGCCCTGGACCTGATCCAGGAGGGCAACGTGGGGCTGCTCAAGGCCGTGACCAAGTTCGACCCGGAGAAGGGCATCAAGTTTTCCTATTACGCGGCCTTCTGGGTCAAGGCGTACATCCTCAAGTACATCATGGACAACTGGCGCATGGTCAAGGTGGGCACCACCCAGACCCAGCGAAAGCTCTTCTACAATCTGAACAAGGAGCGGCAGCGGCTCCAGGCCATGGGCTTCGACCCCACCACCGAGGCGCTGAGCAAGAGCCTTGGGGTCAGCGAGGCCGAAATCGACGAGATGGACCAGCGGCTGTCCAGGAACGACATGTCGCTCAACGCCCCGCTGGGCGAGGATTCCGATGCCACCAGGATGGACTTCCTGCCCTCGCTCGGCCCCGGCATCGAGGAGTCGCTGGCCAGCGACCAGATCGTGGAGCTGCTTCTGGAAAACCTCAAGGCCATCCGGCCCACGCTCAACGACAAGGAGCTGGCCATCCTCGACCACCGGCTGCTTTCGGACGACCCGATGACCCTGCGCGAAATCGGCGAGCGGTTCGAGGTCACCAGGGAGCGCGTCCGCCAGATCGAGGCCCGGCTCATCGCCAAGATACGCGAGCACATGACCGAGAAGATCAAGGGTTTTTCCAAAGACTGGGTGATTGAACACGACTAA
- the glpX gene encoding class II fructose-bisphosphatase, translating into MEAPQKNLALDLVRVTEAAALACARWLGKGDKIAADQAAVDAMRLCFNTLEIDGRVMIGEGAKDDAPMLYNGEKLGIGQGAKVDIAVDPLEGTNLLAYGRPNAISVVGVAPAGAMFDPGPSYYMQKLVVPAQAKDVVDIEAPTGHNLKLIARALNKDVDDLVVFVLDKPRHKKLISEIREAGARIQLHTDGDITGSLMAIDPRCEVDVMMGTGGTPEGVLSAIAIRIMGGEMFAKLDPQKQDEKNALAEFGMDVRRVLTVKDLVKSDDLFFAATGISGGTFLKGVSYHGHGAETSSLVMRGKTGTIRYVEALHNWDSLMRFSAVDYD; encoded by the coding sequence ATGGAAGCCCCCCAGAAAAACCTTGCCCTGGACCTCGTCCGCGTGACCGAGGCCGCTGCCCTGGCCTGCGCCCGCTGGCTCGGCAAGGGCGACAAGATAGCCGCCGACCAAGCCGCCGTGGACGCCATGCGGCTGTGCTTCAACACCCTGGAGATCGATGGCCGGGTCATGATCGGCGAAGGAGCCAAGGACGACGCGCCAATGCTCTACAACGGCGAGAAGCTCGGCATCGGTCAGGGGGCGAAGGTGGACATCGCCGTTGACCCGCTTGAGGGCACCAACCTGCTCGCCTATGGCCGCCCCAACGCCATCTCGGTTGTGGGCGTGGCCCCGGCGGGCGCCATGTTCGATCCGGGTCCGAGCTACTACATGCAAAAGCTCGTGGTTCCGGCCCAAGCCAAGGATGTGGTGGATATCGAGGCCCCCACCGGCCACAATCTCAAGCTCATCGCCCGCGCCCTGAACAAGGACGTGGACGACCTGGTGGTCTTTGTCCTGGACAAGCCGCGCCACAAGAAGCTCATCAGCGAGATCCGCGAGGCGGGCGCGCGCATCCAGCTGCACACCGACGGCGACATCACCGGCTCGCTCATGGCCATCGACCCGCGCTGCGAGGTGGATGTCATGATGGGCACCGGCGGCACCCCCGAGGGCGTGCTCTCGGCCATCGCCATCCGCATCATGGGCGGCGAGATGTTCGCCAAGCTTGACCCGCAGAAGCAGGACGAGAAAAACGCCCTGGCCGAATTCGGCATGGACGTGCGCCGCGTGCTCACGGTCAAGGATCTGGTCAAGAGCGACGACCTCTTCTTCGCGGCCACAGGCATCTCCGGCGGCACCTTCCTCAAGGGCGTGTCCTACCACGGCCACGGCGCCGAGACCTCGTCCCTGGTCATGCGCGGCAAGACCGGCACCATCCGCTACGTCGAGGCCCTGCACAACTGGGACTCCCTGATGCGCTTCAGCGCCGTGGACTACGACTAG
- a CDS encoding PilZ domain-containing protein, which translates to MSRDKRRNTRVDAGFEAYVTVGEVVMPVRTRNISLKGALLAGCGDCDEGTQCELHLPLSAGVRIVVNGVIRRCKGDEAAMAFTEMDDLSFTFLHRLVQLNAPDPESIDDELLDVFENF; encoded by the coding sequence ATGTCACGAGACAAGCGTCGGAACACACGGGTGGATGCAGGATTCGAGGCCTATGTGACCGTGGGCGAAGTGGTCATGCCGGTCAGGACCAGGAACATCAGCCTCAAGGGCGCGCTCCTGGCCGGGTGCGGCGACTGCGACGAGGGCACCCAGTGCGAGCTGCACCTGCCCCTGTCCGCGGGCGTGCGCATCGTGGTGAACGGTGTCATCAGGCGGTGCAAGGGCGACGAGGCGGCCATGGCCTTCACCGAGATGGACGACCTGAGTTTCACCTTCCTGCACCGCCTCGTGCAGCTCAATGCCCCGGACCCGGAGAGCATCGACGACGAACTGCTCGACGTGTTTGAAAACTTTTGA
- a CDS encoding sulfatase-like hydrolase/transferase — MHKKWLAVVSLLFSISLALSFSFFALSGDILFFMSDARSITTIILTLTPVFLVVLAAVGLALRIVVKSTEGTISALQTLLAALLAATPIFLGLALIDSAFLLTVRGKYLLFKFTSFAYPEFLWVIFWPLLLAFFWMCITRSRTRDDILKRTQTAANWVMPFTLALAALALAMPPTGHSGQPKRLVLIILDGWPTSLSPTFATGAPSLPSSLPKARVFTNVRSNAVWTNGYFGILYRGKQSDTFSYLDPYKMVIEDAMDADPNLINELQKRDVAVRGIFYHRNGMPENSSGRVTAYSGFRSLFALPHHSGLLDKLGLDYFIVTRGPTLEANLGNDIRPWLISRTVPGLAPRKVRGSVFNSLLIPEMEKLARKSARSALIFHYSWATGSADLPVAWDSDELEVKGSIGRARNNGYRYPPEDETLVTSIREHSRQVAASLEDNLARFLDEAREKGLLDDTLVLITADHGTSYADGRLWYGYHPQETVAKTPVLFFGDVMPGIDDRPAETIDVTQTILNYFAPGATINPLASDLLAAPVKQTTFTFTQPSDIAREWFVTVYRNQTKTTCNIHPKGDGKCVEFELDNYRETPTKERLGPDDFLKEELALCFGEFGINRLGKDKVHAAFRDLLGQGSGSR, encoded by the coding sequence ATGCACAAAAAATGGTTAGCAGTCGTCTCGCTTCTCTTCTCAATCTCCCTGGCCCTTTCCTTTTCTTTTTTTGCTCTCTCCGGAGATATTCTCTTCTTCATGAGCGACGCCCGCAGTATAACGACCATCATACTCACCCTGACCCCAGTCTTTCTGGTTGTCCTGGCAGCAGTGGGGTTGGCACTGCGTATTGTCGTCAAAAGCACTGAGGGAACCATATCCGCACTGCAAACACTGCTGGCGGCCCTGCTGGCAGCAACGCCGATTTTTCTCGGTCTAGCCCTCATCGATTCAGCCTTCCTGCTCACCGTCAGAGGCAAATACCTCCTCTTCAAGTTCACTTCATTCGCATACCCGGAATTCCTCTGGGTCATCTTCTGGCCGCTTCTCCTTGCCTTTTTCTGGATGTGCATCACCAGATCAAGGACAAGGGACGATATATTGAAACGGACCCAAACAGCCGCCAACTGGGTCATGCCCTTCACTCTGGCCCTGGCGGCCTTGGCCCTTGCCATGCCGCCAACTGGTCATAGCGGGCAACCGAAGCGCCTCGTACTCATCATCCTCGACGGGTGGCCGACCTCCCTATCCCCCACTTTCGCCACTGGAGCCCCATCACTTCCCAGCAGTCTGCCAAAGGCACGGGTATTCACCAATGTCCGGTCGAACGCGGTCTGGACCAATGGGTACTTCGGCATCCTCTACAGAGGAAAGCAATCGGACACTTTTTCCTACCTTGATCCGTACAAAATGGTAATTGAAGACGCCATGGACGCCGATCCCAATCTCATCAATGAACTCCAAAAGCGTGACGTCGCGGTTCGTGGCATCTTCTACCACCGCAACGGAATGCCGGAGAATTCTTCGGGGAGGGTCACCGCATACTCGGGCTTCCGCAGCCTGTTCGCACTCCCGCACCACTCAGGACTTCTGGACAAGCTCGGCCTCGACTACTTCATTGTCACCCGCGGCCCGACCCTGGAGGCCAATCTTGGCAACGACATCCGGCCATGGCTCATATCGCGCACCGTTCCAGGGCTTGCCCCCCGAAAAGTTAGAGGAAGTGTGTTCAACAGCCTGCTCATTCCAGAGATGGAAAAACTCGCGCGCAAGTCGGCAAGAAGCGCGCTTATCTTCCACTATTCGTGGGCAACAGGAAGTGCAGACCTGCCCGTAGCATGGGACTCTGACGAGCTGGAGGTGAAAGGCTCCATTGGCCGGGCGCGGAATAACGGATACCGCTATCCCCCGGAAGACGAGACTCTTGTAACCTCGATTCGCGAACACTCCCGACAAGTTGCTGCCTCGCTTGAGGACAATCTCGCTCGCTTTCTGGATGAGGCGCGGGAAAAGGGTCTCCTTGACGACACCCTTGTCCTGATCACGGCAGATCACGGCACCAGCTATGCGGACGGGCGGCTCTGGTACGGGTATCATCCCCAGGAAACCGTAGCCAAAACCCCTGTGCTGTTCTTTGGGGATGTGATGCCAGGAATTGACGACAGGCCAGCCGAGACGATTGATGTGACCCAAACCATCCTGAACTACTTCGCTCCCGGAGCCACTATCAACCCCCTGGCATCAGACCTCCTTGCCGCGCCTGTGAAGCAAACCACATTCACCTTCACGCAACCCTCGGACATCGCCAGGGAGTGGTTTGTCACCGTCTACCGCAATCAGACAAAAACCACTTGCAACATTCACCCCAAAGGTGATGGCAAATGCGTTGAATTCGAACTGGACAACTACAGGGAAACACCCACAAAAGAACGACTGGGCCCTGACGACTTCCTTAAAGAGGAGCTCGCACTGTGTTTTGGTGAATTCGGCATCAACCGACTCGGAAAGGACAAGGTGCATGCCGCTTTTCGGGATCTGCTCGGTCAAGGTTCCGGCAGCCGATGA
- the tkt gene encoding transketolase produces the protein MTNMTDKTVAVVKGLIMDGVAKANSGHPGGAMSSADYATILFSEFLDFNPDDASWFNRDRFILSAGHESMLLYSLLHLNGFISMDDIKNFRQLGSLTPGHPEVHLTPGVEATTGPLGQGFAMSVGFAAAEAHLRARLGEDALSHYTYVLSSDGDLQEPIALGAASLAGLWKLGKLIAYYDSNKIQLAGPTCKADCTDHKKVFEGLCWQVIEVDGHNHDEIRAAIRAGQMETGKPTLIIGHTVMAKGCATMEGSHKTHGEPLKADEIAATKKKLGLPATDFHVPADVLAAYCARFDGLRAKAAAWQTRVDAKLAKDAPFAALWAHVTTPRPELAIDWPSFTPGESVATRQAWGKCLDAVTNALPTLVGGSADLDPSNQTMNFRTLCGDFAVDGYAARNLAFGVREFPMAAIMNGMQLHGGLLPFGATFLTFSDYCRNAIRMSALQDLPVLYVFTHDSFWVGEDGPTHQPIEHVSSLRLIPDLIDLRPADANETATCLDIALKQPRHPSCLFLTRQGLPVLDPAEYPAIIDGPRRGAYVLKECDGTPDLILIASGSEVSLALATARLFKRKVRVVSMPSAKLFDDQPESYKHAVLPPAVTARAAAEAGRTGLWYKYVGLDGVVLGLDHFGASAPGKVLSDRYGFTPENFARMIREKY, from the coding sequence ATGACAAATATGACGGACAAGACCGTGGCCGTGGTCAAGGGATTGATCATGGACGGCGTGGCCAAGGCCAACTCCGGCCACCCCGGCGGGGCCATGTCCTCGGCAGACTACGCCACCATCCTGTTCTCCGAGTTTCTCGACTTCAACCCGGACGACGCCTCATGGTTCAACCGCGACCGGTTCATCCTCTCCGCCGGGCACGAGTCCATGCTCCTTTACAGCCTGCTGCACTTGAACGGCTTCATCTCCATGGACGACATCAAGAACTTCCGCCAGCTCGGCTCCCTGACGCCCGGCCACCCCGAGGTCCATCTGACTCCGGGCGTGGAGGCCACCACCGGGCCGCTGGGCCAGGGCTTTGCCATGTCCGTGGGCTTTGCCGCGGCAGAGGCGCACCTGCGCGCCCGTCTGGGCGAGGACGCCCTGAGCCATTACACCTATGTCCTGTCCTCTGACGGCGATCTGCAGGAGCCCATTGCGCTCGGCGCGGCCTCCCTGGCCGGGCTGTGGAAGCTGGGCAAACTCATCGCCTATTACGACTCCAACAAGATCCAGCTGGCAGGCCCCACCTGCAAGGCGGACTGCACCGACCACAAAAAGGTCTTCGAAGGGCTGTGCTGGCAGGTCATCGAGGTGGACGGCCACAACCACGACGAAATCCGCGCGGCCATCAGGGCGGGGCAGATGGAAACCGGCAAGCCCACCCTGATCATCGGCCACACGGTCATGGCCAAGGGCTGCGCCACCATGGAAGGCAGCCACAAGACCCACGGCGAGCCGCTCAAGGCAGACGAGATCGCGGCCACCAAGAAAAAGCTCGGCCTGCCCGCCACGGACTTCCACGTCCCGGCGGACGTGCTCGCCGCTTACTGCGCCCGCTTCGACGGCCTGCGCGCCAAGGCTGCCGCCTGGCAGACCCGCGTGGACGCCAAGCTGGCCAAGGACGCCCCCTTTGCCGCCCTGTGGGCCCACGTCACCACGCCCCGGCCCGAGCTCGCCATCGACTGGCCCTCCTTCACCCCGGGCGAGAGCGTGGCCACCCGTCAGGCCTGGGGCAAGTGTCTCGACGCGGTCACCAACGCCCTGCCCACCCTGGTGGGCGGCAGCGCCGACCTCGACCCGTCCAACCAGACCATGAACTTCCGCACCCTGTGCGGCGACTTTGCCGTGGACGGCTACGCCGCCCGCAACCTCGCCTTTGGCGTGCGCGAATTCCCCATGGCCGCCATCATGAACGGCATGCAGCTGCACGGCGGGCTGCTCCCCTTCGGCGCCACCTTTCTGACCTTTTCCGACTACTGCCGCAACGCCATCCGCATGTCCGCCCTGCAAGACCTGCCGGTGCTCTACGTCTTCACCCACGATTCCTTCTGGGTGGGCGAGGACGGGCCGACCCACCAGCCCATCGAGCACGTCAGCTCGCTGCGGCTCATCCCCGACCTCATCGACCTGCGCCCGGCAGACGCCAACGAGACCGCGACCTGCCTGGACATCGCGCTCAAGCAGCCGCGCCATCCCTCCTGCCTCTTCCTGACCCGCCAGGGGCTGCCGGTCCTTGACCCGGCAGAGTACCCGGCCATCATCGACGGCCCAAGGCGCGGCGCATACGTGCTCAAGGAGTGCGACGGCACCCCGGACCTGATCCTGATTGCGTCCGGGTCCGAGGTCTCCCTGGCCCTGGCCACGGCCAGGCTCTTCAAGCGCAAGGTGCGCGTGGTCAGCATGCCCTCGGCCAAACTGTTTGACGACCAGCCCGAATCGTATAAACATGCAGTATTGCCCCCCGCGGTCACGGCCCGCGCCGCCGCCGAAGCCGGACGCACGGGCCTGTGGTACAAATATGTGGGCCTTGACGGCGTGGTGCTCGGTCTGGACCACTTCGGAGCCTCGGCTCCGGGCAAGGTGCTGTCGGACCGATACGGCTTCACCCCAGAGAACTTTGCCCGCATGATCAGAGAGAAATACTAG
- the rpiB gene encoding ribose 5-phosphate isomerase B: MSRTIVIGSDHGGYTLKQALIKALADWGCLVEDQGPDCLDSCDYPIYAAKVVERVRNDNGVLGVLICGTGQGMTMTANRMGVRAALCTNEFLARMAREHNDARILCLGERVTGQGLALAILKTFLETGFGGERHQRRIDLMDTVSK; the protein is encoded by the coding sequence GTGAGCAGAACCATCGTCATCGGCTCCGACCACGGGGGCTACACGCTCAAGCAGGCGCTTATCAAGGCCCTGGCCGACTGGGGCTGCCTGGTCGAGGACCAGGGACCGGACTGCCTCGATTCCTGCGACTACCCGATCTATGCCGCCAAGGTGGTCGAGCGGGTCAGGAACGACAACGGCGTGCTCGGCGTGCTCATCTGCGGCACGGGCCAGGGCATGACCATGACGGCCAACCGCATGGGCGTGCGCGCGGCCCTGTGCACCAACGAATTTCTCGCCCGCATGGCGCGCGAGCACAACGACGCGCGCATCCTCTGCCTGGGCGAGCGCGTCACCGGCCAGGGACTGGCCCTGGCCATACTCAAGACATTTCTGGAAACCGGGTTCGGGGGCGAGCGGCATCAGCGGCGCATCGACCTCATGGACACCGTCTCCAAATAA